The following are from one region of the Phyllostomus discolor isolate MPI-MPIP mPhyDis1 chromosome 9, mPhyDis1.pri.v3, whole genome shotgun sequence genome:
- the TNFRSF6B gene encoding tumor necrosis factor receptor superfamily member 6B — MKVRDRPPLTPLWALPCLLLALATRGGAEDAPTYPVWDADAQEQLVCRRCPPGTFVHRPCSRGRPTACRPCPPQHYTQFWNYLERCRYCNVICGENEEEARPCSAVHNRACRCRPGFFELSGFCLEHAPCLPGYGVVALGTPTQNTQCQLCPPGTFSANSSSTEQCQPHRNCTALGLALNVPGSPFHDAMCTSCPGFPLSIPESGAPWDWRGAGTEECERALVDFLAFQNLSFRRLLQLQQALAGPGAWRPLPPREDRVSLQQQLWQQLTELREARPGALVEGLLQALQAAGLPRMERAVRKRFLPAP; from the exons ATGAAAGTTCGCGACAGGCCGCCCCTGACTCCACTGTGGGCACTGCCCTGCCTGCTGCTGGCGCTGGCCACGCGTGGGGGGGCAGAGGACGCGCCCACCTACCCGGTGTGGGACGCTGACGCGCAGGAGCAGCTGGTGTGCCGCCGGTGCCCCCCCGGCACCTTCGTGCACCGGCCGTGCAGCCGGGGCCGCCCCACGGCGTGCCGCCCGTGCCCGCCGCAGCACTACACGCAGTTCTGGAACTACCTGGAGCGCTGCCGCTACTGCAACGTCATCTGCGGCGAGAACGAGGAGGAGGCGCGGCCCTGCTCCGCCGTCCACAACCGCGCCTGCCGCTGCCGCCCCGGATTCTTCGAGCTCTCCGGCTTCTGCCTGGAGCACGCCCCCTGCCTGCCGGGCTACGGCGTGGTCGCCCTCG GCACCCCGACCCAGAACACACAGTGCCAGCTGTGCCCCCCAGGCACCTTCTCCGCCAACAGCTCCAGCACAGAGCAGTGCCAGCCCCACCGCAACTGcacggccctgggcctggccctcaaCGTGCCGGGCTCCCCCTTCCACGACGCCATGTGCACCAGCTGCCCAGGGTTCCCGCTCAGCATCCCAGAGTCGGGGGCACCGTGGGACTGGAGGGGCGCAG GGACGGAGGAGTGCGAGCGGGCCCTGGTGGACTTCCTGGCTTTCCAGAACCTCTCCTTCCGGAGGCTCCTGCAGCTGCAGCAGGCGCTGGCCGGCCCCGGGGCGTGGAGGCCGCTGCCGCCCCGGGAGGACCGCGTgtccctgcagcagcagctgtggCAGCAGCTCACCGAGCTCCGGGAGGCCCGGCCCGGGGCGCTGGTGGAGGGTCTGCTGCAGGCCCTGCAGGCCGCGGGGCTGCCCAGGATGGAGCGCGCCGTCCGGAAGCGGTTCCTCCCAGcgccctga
- the ARFRP1 gene encoding ADP-ribosylation factor-related protein 1 isoform X3: MVATMYTLLSGLYKYVFQKDEYCILILGLDNAGKTTFLEQSKTRFSKNYKGMSLSKITTTVVGTVDVGKARLMFWDLGGQEELQSLWDKYYAECHGVIYVIDSTDEERLSESKRAFEKMVTSEALDGVPILVLANKQDVETCLSIPDIKTAFSDCTAKIGRRDCLTQACSALTGKGVREGIEWMVKCVVRNVHRPPRRRDIT; this comes from the exons ATGGTGGCGAC GATGTACACGCTGCTGTCGGGGCTGTACAAGTACGTGTTCCAGAAGGATGAGTACTGCATCCTTATCCTGGGTCTGGACAATGCAGGAAAGACG acCTTTCTGGAGCAGTCAAAAACCCGGTTTAGCAAGAACTACAAGGGGATGAGCCTCTCCAAGATCACCACCACCGTGG TCGGCACCGTGGACGTGGGGAAGGCTCGGCTCATGTTCTGGGACTTAGGAGGGCAGGAGGAGTTGCAGTCTCTGTGGGACAAG tactACGCGGAGTGCCACGGCGTCATCTACGTCATTGATTCCACGGACGAGGAGAGGCTGTCGGAGTCCAAGCGAGCTTTCG AGAAGATGGTCACGAGCGAGGCTCTGGATGGCGTCCCCATCCTGGTGCTGGCCAACAAGCAGGACGTGGAG actTGCCTCTCCATCCCGGACATCAAGACCGCCTTCAGTGACTGCACCGCCAAGATCGGCCGGCGCGACTGCCTGACCCAGGCCTGCTCGGCCCTCACGGG CAAGGGGGTGCGCGAGGGCATCGAGTGGATGGTGAAGTGCGTCGTGCGGAACGTGCACCGGCCGCCGCGGCGGAGGGACATCACGTAG
- the ARFRP1 gene encoding ADP-ribosylation factor-related protein 1 isoform X4, with the protein MYTLLSGLYKYVFQKDEYCILILGLDNAGKTTFLEQSKTRFSKNYKGMSLSKITTTVGLNIGTVDVGKARLMFWDLGGQEELQSLWDKYYAECHGVIYVIDSTDEERLSESKRAFEKMVTSEALDGVPILVLANKQDVETCLSIPDIKTAFSDCTAKIGRRDCLTQACSALTGKGVREGIEWMVKCVVRNVHRPPRRRDIT; encoded by the exons ATGTACACGCTGCTGTCGGGGCTGTACAAGTACGTGTTCCAGAAGGATGAGTACTGCATCCTTATCCTGGGTCTGGACAATGCAGGAAAGACG acCTTTCTGGAGCAGTCAAAAACCCGGTTTAGCAAGAACTACAAGGGGATGAGCCTCTCCAAGATCACCACCACCGTGGGTCTGAACA TCGGCACCGTGGACGTGGGGAAGGCTCGGCTCATGTTCTGGGACTTAGGAGGGCAGGAGGAGTTGCAGTCTCTGTGGGACAAG tactACGCGGAGTGCCACGGCGTCATCTACGTCATTGATTCCACGGACGAGGAGAGGCTGTCGGAGTCCAAGCGAGCTTTCG AGAAGATGGTCACGAGCGAGGCTCTGGATGGCGTCCCCATCCTGGTGCTGGCCAACAAGCAGGACGTGGAG actTGCCTCTCCATCCCGGACATCAAGACCGCCTTCAGTGACTGCACCGCCAAGATCGGCCGGCGCGACTGCCTGACCCAGGCCTGCTCGGCCCTCACGGG CAAGGGGGTGCGCGAGGGCATCGAGTGGATGGTGAAGTGCGTCGTGCGGAACGTGCACCGGCCGCCGCGGCGGAGGGACATCACGTAG
- the ARFRP1 gene encoding ADP-ribosylation factor-related protein 1 isoform X2, whose amino-acid sequence MVATMYTLLSGLYKYVFQKDEYCILILGLDNAGKTTFLEQSKTRFSKNYKGMSLSKITTTVGLNIGTVDVGKARLMFWDLGGQEELQSLWDKYYAECHGVIYVIDSTDEERLSESKRAFEKMVTSEALDGVPILVLANKQDVETCLSIPDIKTAFSDCTAKIGRRDCLTQACSALTGKGVREGIEWMVKCVVRNVHRPPRRRDIT is encoded by the exons ATGGTGGCGAC GATGTACACGCTGCTGTCGGGGCTGTACAAGTACGTGTTCCAGAAGGATGAGTACTGCATCCTTATCCTGGGTCTGGACAATGCAGGAAAGACG acCTTTCTGGAGCAGTCAAAAACCCGGTTTAGCAAGAACTACAAGGGGATGAGCCTCTCCAAGATCACCACCACCGTGGGTCTGAACA TCGGCACCGTGGACGTGGGGAAGGCTCGGCTCATGTTCTGGGACTTAGGAGGGCAGGAGGAGTTGCAGTCTCTGTGGGACAAG tactACGCGGAGTGCCACGGCGTCATCTACGTCATTGATTCCACGGACGAGGAGAGGCTGTCGGAGTCCAAGCGAGCTTTCG AGAAGATGGTCACGAGCGAGGCTCTGGATGGCGTCCCCATCCTGGTGCTGGCCAACAAGCAGGACGTGGAG actTGCCTCTCCATCCCGGACATCAAGACCGCCTTCAGTGACTGCACCGCCAAGATCGGCCGGCGCGACTGCCTGACCCAGGCCTGCTCGGCCCTCACGGG CAAGGGGGTGCGCGAGGGCATCGAGTGGATGGTGAAGTGCGTCGTGCGGAACGTGCACCGGCCGCCGCGGCGGAGGGACATCACGTAG
- the ARFRP1 gene encoding ADP-ribosylation factor-related protein 1 isoform X1, producing MPGTRWQASSPQFGHPRGSFPVGAPGGPTWSEPVSPVPQAQGSVPLKALLHAHLPRDALFPSPPPLPPRLWLRRVGTLGAPVPLLPWAGCRLPASHRPRPQNSQLSDPGLFLGPAVLCRGQSCFRRSTDLLSAPAWGPRVYCTSGSAPRKWAREAVPPAPHPRDQHTLSEGVREAAAPLLCLPAPRRQPRRALQGGWLSAPSQPPVAPPPPPQYYAECHGVIYVIDSTDEERLSESKRAFEKMVTSEALDGVPILVLANKQDVETCLSIPDIKTAFSDCTAKIGRRDCLTQACSALTGKGVREGIEWMVKCVVRNVHRPPRRRDIT from the exons ATGCCTGGGACGCGGTGGCAGGCGTCCTCTCCACAGTTCGGGCATCCTCGGGGCTCCTTTCCGGTCGGTGCTCCAGGTGGACCCACCTGGTCCGAGCCGGTATCCCctgtgccccaggcccagggctccgTCCCTCtgaaggccctgctccatgcgcATCTTCCTAGGGACGCCCTGTTCCCCTCGCCCCCGCCGCTCCCCCCCCGACTCTGGCTCCGGCGGGTGGGGACCTTGGGGGCCCCTGTGCCACTGCTCCCCTGGGCTGGCTGCCGGCTGCCCGCCTCGCACCGGCCCCGACCACAGAACTCTCAGCTCAGTGACCCTGGCTTGTTCCTCGGCCCTGCCGTCCTGTGCCGGGGACAGAGCTGCTTCAGACGCAGCACTGACTTGCTGTCCGCACCTGCGTGGGGCCCGAGGGTGTACTGCACCTCTGGGTCTGCCCCTAGGAAGTGGGCAAGGGAGgcggtcccccccgccccccacccccgggaccaGCACACCCTTTCTGAAGGGGTCCGGGAGGCCGCAGctcctctgctctgcctccccgcacccaggaggcagcccagaagggccctgcagggagggtggCTGAGTGCCCCGAGCCAGCCCCctgtcgccccccccccccccccccagtactACGCGGAGTGCCACGGCGTCATCTACGTCATTGATTCCACGGACGAGGAGAGGCTGTCGGAGTCCAAGCGAGCTTTCG AGAAGATGGTCACGAGCGAGGCTCTGGATGGCGTCCCCATCCTGGTGCTGGCCAACAAGCAGGACGTGGAG actTGCCTCTCCATCCCGGACATCAAGACCGCCTTCAGTGACTGCACCGCCAAGATCGGCCGGCGCGACTGCCTGACCCAGGCCTGCTCGGCCCTCACGGG CAAGGGGGTGCGCGAGGGCATCGAGTGGATGGTGAAGTGCGTCGTGCGGAACGTGCACCGGCCGCCGCGGCGGAGGGACATCACGTAG
- the ARFRP1 gene encoding ADP-ribosylation factor-related protein 1 isoform X5, which yields MVATMYTLLSGLYKYVFQKDEYCILILGLDNAGKTTFLEQSKTRFSKNYKGMSLSKITTTVGLNIGTVDVGKARLMFWDLGGQEELQSLWDKYYAECHGVIYVIDSTDEERLSESKRAFDGHERGSGWRPHPGAGQQAGRGDLPLHPGHQDRLQ from the exons ATGGTGGCGAC GATGTACACGCTGCTGTCGGGGCTGTACAAGTACGTGTTCCAGAAGGATGAGTACTGCATCCTTATCCTGGGTCTGGACAATGCAGGAAAGACG acCTTTCTGGAGCAGTCAAAAACCCGGTTTAGCAAGAACTACAAGGGGATGAGCCTCTCCAAGATCACCACCACCGTGGGTCTGAACA TCGGCACCGTGGACGTGGGGAAGGCTCGGCTCATGTTCTGGGACTTAGGAGGGCAGGAGGAGTTGCAGTCTCTGTGGGACAAG tactACGCGGAGTGCCACGGCGTCATCTACGTCATTGATTCCACGGACGAGGAGAGGCTGTCGGAGTCCAAGCGAGCTTTCG ATGGTCACGAGCGAGGCTCTGGATGGCGTCCCCATCCTGGTGCTGGCCAACAAGCAGGACGTGGAG actTGCCTCTCCATCCCGGACATCAAGACCGCCTTCAGTGA
- the ZGPAT gene encoding zinc finger CCCH-type with G patch domain-containing protein yields MDEESLQSALRTYGAQLQQVELALGAGLDPAELADLRQLQGDLKELIELTEASLVSVRKSKLLATLDAERAAQDDAEYLAFPEAIAEAVEVPGAPTAEPDTAAEAEDGPAPSQSGREDEGEDSEDDGGLSGSKVNAPYYSSWGTLEYHNAMVVGTEEAEDGSACVRVLYLYPTHKSLKPCPFFLEGKCRFQDNCRFSHGQVVSVDELRPFRDPDLSSLQVGSACLAKQQDGLWYPARITDVDGGYYTVKFDSLLLKEAVLEGDSILPPLRPEPTGASDSDSSDAEDPSYARVVEPSAAAGGTCSSDFAGWEVHTRGMGSRLLAKMGYEFGKGLGRHSDGRVEPVHAVLLPRGKSLDQCAEILQRRRPRGGQAGPSRPPRCRGRGGGAGGRPPPRNVFDFLNEKLKGQASGALDAGAAPAGSRSSKELYHASKSAKRALSLRLFQTEEKIEQAQRDIRGIQEALARNAGRHNVTVAQLQEKLAGAQRQLGQLRAQEAGLQREQRKADTHKKMTEF; encoded by the exons ATGGACGAGGAGAGCCTGCAGAGCGCGCTCCGCACCTACGGCGCGCAGCTGCAGCAGGTGGAGCTGGCCCTGGGAGCCGGGCTGGACCCCGCCGAGCTGGCCGACCTGCGCCAGCTCCAGGGGGACCTGAAGGAGCTAATTGAGCTCACCGAGGCCAGCCTGGTGTCCGTCCGGAAGAGCAAGCTGCTGGCCACCCTGGACGCAGAGCGCGCGGCGCAGGACGACGCGGAGTACCTGGCTTTCCCGGAGGCCATTGCCGAGGCGGTGGAGGTGCCAGGAGCCCCCACGGCGGAACCCGACACTGCTGCTGAGGCAGAGGACGGGCCCGCGCCCAGCCAGTCTGGGCGGGAGGACGAAGGGGAGGATTCCGAGGATGACGGAGGGCTGAGCGGAAGCAAGGTGAACGCCCCCTACTACAGCTCCTGGGGCACTCTGGAGTACCACAACGCCATGGTGGTGGGCACAGAAGAGGCGGAGGACGGCTCGGCGTGCGTGCGCGTGCTCTACCTCTACCCCACGCACAAGTCCCTGAAGCCCTGTCCGTTCTTCCTGGAAGGCAAGTGCCGCTTCCAGGACAACTGCAG GTTCTCCCACGGGCAGGTGGTCTCTGTGGACGAGCTGCGCCCCTTCCGGGACCCCGACCTGAGCTCCCTGCAGGTCGGCTCAGCCTGCCTGGCCAAGCAGCAGGATGGCCTCTGGTACCCGGCGCGCATCACCG ATGTGGACGGTGGCTACTACACGGTCAAGTTTGACTCCCTGCTGCTGAAGGAGGCGGTCCTGGAGGGGGACAGCATCCTGCCCCCGCTGCGCCCGGAGCCCACGGGGGCCTCTGACTCCGACAGCAGCGACGCGGAGGACCCCAGCTACGCCCGAG TGGTGGAGCCCAGCGCCGCCGCCGGCGGGACCTGCAGCTCCGACTTCGCAGGCTGGGAGGTGCACACTCGGGGCATGGGCTCCAGGCTCCTCGCCAAGATGGGCTACGAGTTCGGCAAGG GTCTGGGCCGGCACTCGGACGGCCGGGTGGAGCCCGTCCACGCCGTGCTGCTGCCCCGAGGGAAGTCGCTGGACCAGTGCGCGGAGATCCTGCAGCGGAGGCGGCCCCGGGGCGGCCAGGCCGGCCCCAGCAGGCCCCCGAGGTGCCgcggcagagggggcggggcggggggccgccCTCCCCCTCGTAACGTGTTTGACTTTCTCAACGAGAAGCTGAAGGGACAGGCTTCTGGGGCCCTGGACGCGGGGGCAGCCCCCGCAGGGAGCAGGAGCAGCAAGGAGCTGTACCACGCCAGCAAGAGCGCCAAGCGGGCCCTGAGCCTGCGGCTCTTCCAGACCGAGGAGAAGATCGAGCAGGCCCAGCGGGACATCCGGGGCATCCAGGAGGCCCTCGCCCGCAACGCCGGCCG GCACAACGTGACGGTGGCCCAGCTGCAGGAGAAGCTGGCGGGAGCCCAGCGGCAGCTGGGGCAGCTGCGGGCCCAGGAGGCGGGCCTGCAGCGGGAGCAGAGGAAGGCGGACACCCACAAGAAGATGACCGAGTTCTAG
- the LIME1 gene encoding lck-interacting transmembrane adapter 1 isoform X1 — protein MGPLVSSVPPALWVPGCLALLLWLWVLCAACHRKRVQRQPAGLQGSVMPTATVSSRLSPGRDGAGRRLTCLPYRQPTLTQPHRGTLGTLGTLSRSDTRLHEVHRGPRRAAPRPVSMDPLGPQCLEVSRGTVRPPAAFSHRELPQTAPATTDAQPSVGPEATYSNVGLAAIPRASLAASPVVWAGARLTSSWARPGPEARPELAEYARIHKLKGADQGPQGLEQGRAQGTPATQVDVLYSKVNKPKRRDPGPAADPLDPKGRAEILTPGRSLSYEALPLRGLGVDQADNGVLENVYESIQEVGLSRRPAAPSSSP, from the exons ATGGGGCCGCTGGTGTCCTCAGTCCCTCCCGCCCTCTGGGTCCCAGGCTGCCTCGCCCTGCTCCTCTGGCTGTGGGTGCTGTGTGCTGCCTGCCACAG GAAGCGGGTGCAGAGGCAGCCGGCCGGCCTGCAGGGCAGTGTTATGCCCACAGCCACGGTGAGTTCCAGGCTGTCCCCAGGCCGGGACGGGGCCGGCAGGAGACTGACTTGCCTCCCTTACCGCCAGCCGACGCTGACACAGCCCCACCGCGGCACCCTCGGCACCCTTGGCACCCTCAGCAGGTCCGACACCAGGCTGCACGAAGTGCACCGGGGCCCACGCCGAGCAG ccccgcGGCCAGTCAGCATGGATCCCTTGGGCCCACAATGTCTGGAAGTGTCCAGAGGCACCGTCAGGCCGCCGGCTGCCTTCTCACACCGGGAACTGCCCCAGACCGCGCCTGCTACCACCGATGCCCAGCCCTCCGTGGGTCCGGAGGCCACCTACTCCAACGTGGGGCTGGCGGCcatccccagggccagcctggCGGCCAGCCCCGTGGTGTGGGCAGGGGCACGGCTGACCAGCAGCTGGGCCAGACCTGGGCCTGAGGCCAGGCCAGAGCTGGCCGAGTATGCTCGCATCCACAAGCTCAAGGGAGCGGACCAGGGGCCCCAAggcctggagcaggggagggcccagggcaCCCCAGCCACGCAG gtGGACGTCCTGTACTCCAAGGTCAACAAGCCTAAAAGGAGGGACCCAGGACCTGCTGCAGACCCGCTGGACCCCAAGGGCAGGGCAGAGATTCTGACTCCTGGGAGGAGCCTGTCCTACGAGGCCCTCCCACTCAGAGGCCTGGGCGTGGACCAGGCAGACAACGGCGTGCTAGAAAACGTGTATGAGAGCATCCAGGAGGTGGGGCTCTCCCGCAGGCCGgcagcccccagctccagcccgTAG
- the LIME1 gene encoding lck-interacting transmembrane adapter 1 isoform X2 yields the protein MPTATVSSRLSPGRDGAGRRLTCLPYRQPTLTQPHRGTLGTLGTLSRSDTRLHEVHRGPRRAAPRPVSMDPLGPQCLEVSRGTVRPPAAFSHRELPQTAPATTDAQPSVGPEATYSNVGLAAIPRASLAASPVVWAGARLTSSWARPGPEARPELAEYARIHKLKGADQGPQGLEQGRAQGTPATQVDVLYSKVNKPKRRDPGPAADPLDPKGRAEILTPGRSLSYEALPLRGLGVDQADNGVLENVYESIQEVGLSRRPAAPSSSP from the exons ATGCCCACAGCCACGGTGAGTTCCAGGCTGTCCCCAGGCCGGGACGGGGCCGGCAGGAGACTGACTTGCCTCCCTTACCGCCAGCCGACGCTGACACAGCCCCACCGCGGCACCCTCGGCACCCTTGGCACCCTCAGCAGGTCCGACACCAGGCTGCACGAAGTGCACCGGGGCCCACGCCGAGCAG ccccgcGGCCAGTCAGCATGGATCCCTTGGGCCCACAATGTCTGGAAGTGTCCAGAGGCACCGTCAGGCCGCCGGCTGCCTTCTCACACCGGGAACTGCCCCAGACCGCGCCTGCTACCACCGATGCCCAGCCCTCCGTGGGTCCGGAGGCCACCTACTCCAACGTGGGGCTGGCGGCcatccccagggccagcctggCGGCCAGCCCCGTGGTGTGGGCAGGGGCACGGCTGACCAGCAGCTGGGCCAGACCTGGGCCTGAGGCCAGGCCAGAGCTGGCCGAGTATGCTCGCATCCACAAGCTCAAGGGAGCGGACCAGGGGCCCCAAggcctggagcaggggagggcccagggcaCCCCAGCCACGCAG gtGGACGTCCTGTACTCCAAGGTCAACAAGCCTAAAAGGAGGGACCCAGGACCTGCTGCAGACCCGCTGGACCCCAAGGGCAGGGCAGAGATTCTGACTCCTGGGAGGAGCCTGTCCTACGAGGCCCTCCCACTCAGAGGCCTGGGCGTGGACCAGGCAGACAACGGCGTGCTAGAAAACGTGTATGAGAGCATCCAGGAGGTGGGGCTCTCCCGCAGGCCGgcagcccccagctccagcccgTAG